The following are from one region of the Prevotella communis genome:
- a CDS encoding FixH family protein — MKKVKGLFLVLAVAALTACNSNDDGVQAGIEIPGITITDDIDCCSAEEALQVYKFLQTVKIVPELSTEIDGKYNVFAYTTTGSFHNGYNEIFFVATKKATGNYIKNFDITNITPLMHMVKMDMYHSTPVGPDAASFNDGYLAVKRTWVSFVMNTSEAGSWTLSYDALVLGSKGGIEKKDVVVNALPDGQTWLKSFKVDDATYYLSLVNPLDFKTGTNTITAYVSKKSAKATVPYQIAEETFTIDIDPRMPDMGNHTSPNNTSLTKQADGSYSGTINLTMTGLWRIHLTVKDADGNIVAGGEELSTLYWDVTL, encoded by the coding sequence ATGAAAAAAGTAAAAGGATTGTTTCTGGTTCTGGCCGTTGCAGCGCTGACAGCCTGCAATAGCAATGATGATGGTGTACAGGCAGGTATTGAGATTCCTGGTATCACGATAACGGATGATATCGACTGCTGCTCGGCCGAGGAGGCGCTGCAGGTGTATAAGTTCCTGCAGACAGTGAAGATTGTGCCGGAGTTGTCAACGGAGATCGATGGTAAGTACAACGTGTTTGCCTACACCACGACAGGCAGCTTCCACAATGGTTACAACGAGATTTTCTTCGTGGCTACCAAGAAGGCTACGGGCAACTACATCAAGAACTTTGATATAACCAACATCACCCCGCTGATGCACATGGTGAAGATGGATATGTACCACAGCACGCCTGTAGGTCCTGATGCCGCCAGCTTTAACGACGGTTACCTGGCTGTGAAGCGCACATGGGTGTCGTTTGTGATGAATACCAGCGAGGCTGGTTCGTGGACGTTGTCGTACGACGCACTGGTGCTGGGCAGCAAGGGTGGCATCGAGAAGAAGGATGTGGTAGTCAACGCCCTGCCCGACGGACAGACCTGGCTGAAGTCATTCAAGGTGGACGACGCCACATATTACCTCTCGCTGGTGAACCCCCTCGACTTCAAGACCGGCACCAACACCATCACGGCCTACGTGTCTAAGAAGAGCGCCAAGGCTACCGTGCCTTATCAGATAGCTGAGGAAACCTTCACCATCGACATCGACCCACGTATGCCTGACATGGGCAACCACACCTCGCCCAACAATACGTCGCTCACGAAGCAGGCCGACGGCAGTTATTCAGGTACTATCAACCTGACCATGACGGGCCTCTGGCGCATTCACCTCACAGTGAAGGATGCCGATGGAAATATCGTGGCAGGCGGTGAAGAGCTAAGTACACTTTATTGGGACGTTACGCTATGA